The Chitinophaga pinensis DSM 2588 region GACCATTCCGATGACCATCATCATGGTGTTCCTGGTATTGTTTATCCTGTTCAGGAACATGCCGCAGACCTTCGTTACTGTCAGCTGTCTGTTCTTTGCCCTGGCAGGTGGTATTGTGGCGTTGTTCATCAGGGGATATCACTTCAACGTATCGGCAGGTGTAGGTTTTGTAAGCATATTTGGTATTTCTGTGATGGCGGGCGTATTGCTTGTATCAGCCTTTAACCGCTTGCGGATAAAGCCGGAACAGACATTACAGCAAAGTGTTTTACTGGGCGCCAGGGAGCAGCTGAGTGCATTGCTGTCCATCCTGATTGTCGCTATTGCGGGTCTTATACCTGCTGCCACTTCCTCAGGTATTGGTTCAGACGTACAGCGGCCACTGGCCACGGTGATCATAGGCGGATTGACAAGTACATTGCTTTTCGCCCCTTTATTGATACCTCCGTTGTATTGGTGGGTGGAGCGGAATAGGGCTGTAAAACAGGTGGTAAAAGAAGATATTGATGATCTGACAGAATAGAGAACAATGATAAGCAACGGTCAAGAAAAAAGGGCTGCGGATCTATGATCCTGCAGCCCTTAGTATTTTAAGAACGAATCAACTTATTCATTCACAATCTCACATTTGATCTTTGCACCCGCTTCTACCTTCTTAGCAATATCAGCGCCGCCCTCTTTTACCAGGCAAACGGAGAAATTCTCATCCTCCACTTTTGCTACGGCAATTTTACCCAGGGTTTTCTTCCTGTGCATTTTCTTACCGTCTACAGTTAAATCGGTGATTTCATATACACGGAATTCATCGTGTTCTTTCAGACCTGCCAGGCTACCTGCTACGATCAGTACGCGGATAGCTTCACCAACGCTGTTTTTTTCCTCTATCTGTGCAATAGAAACTGCATTCTTCAGGTTCTCACGGATAAATTTGTCAATACCAGGCGTCAGCTCCTTCATGCCATCTTCAAATGCATGTTTGCCTTTAGTAGTAGACGTAAATCTGGTGGAAGCCACTTCCTCGCCACTATTGACATCAACAACGGCAACATCAAATAACAGTTCGGCGGTGGTAGTATTCGTAATTCCGAGCGGGAGATCGGATGGTTTTGTTTCTACATTGGCTTTCAATATGTTACCGGTTACAATGTACTGAGCACCCAGTGATTTCGCTTGTGCAATAGCTCCTGCGTCCTGATCTGCCTGTCCTACTCCTGTCTTAATTTGCTCCAGCTTGTCTTTTCCCATCAAAGAAAAACCTCTCACTTTCAACGTAGCATCGTATACAGCATCCTGTATAGCCGTTACGTATTCAGTCCTTCCACTACTTTTGAAAGATGCTACACCTACAAGGTTCTTGGTTTGAGCGAAAGCAGATGAGAAAGCAACAATGCCGCATAATACGGATAATACTCTTTTTGTCATGGCTAGGTATTAGTTTGAAATAGCCGCCCAATTTACGACTATTCCTTTTATATATATTTTTTTATGATGAATGTCCCTAACCGGCACGCTGGTCTTGTTTCACAGGCAGGATAATGGTAAACGTAGCACCTTCTTTTTCACGGCTATGTGCAGTGATCAGGCCATTATGCTTATCAATGATCTTGCGGGTGACCGCCAGTCCGATACCGGTCCCTTCATATTTGTCTTTCGTATGCAAACGCTGAAAGAGCACAAATATTTTGTCCAGGTATTTTTCATCAAACCCTATCCCGTTGTCTGTGATAGAGATACATACAAAAGGTCCGTCCGTTTCCTGCGGACTATCAAACTTTTTTTCTTTTATGCGGGTAGCCGTAATGTTGATAACCGGCTGAATATCTTTGCGGGAGAATTTAAAGGCATTGCTCAACAGATTCTGGAACACCTGGCGTAACTGTCCGGGAACGGCTTCTATCACCGGCATTGGCGATACGGTCACCCTGGCATTCTTTTCCTGTATAAGTATCTCAAGATCAGAGAGTATCTCATTGATAATCACTTTCAGATCTGCCTGTTCGAAGAAGCTGACCTGCGATAAACGGGAGAAACGCAGCAGGTCATCTATCAGACTGGCCATACGGGCTGAAGACCCGATAATCCGGCTCAGATAGTCGCGCGCCTTATCTTCCATACCTGCCTGATACCTGTCTTTCAACATGTTACCAAACATATGGATCTTCCGGAGCGGTTCCTTCAGGTCATGAGAGGCGACAAAAGCGTATTGCTGTAATTCGGCATTACTGGATTCCAGGTCCTCATTCGCCTGTTTTAATGCAAGCGTACGCTCCTCTATACGCTGCTCCATTATCTCCGCAGCCAGTTTCTGCTCATGAATATCGGTGCTGGTACCTACCAGCGCAGTCGACTTTCCATCCGCATCCTTTTGTGCACGGGTACGGTGCAGGAACCAGTGAAAATTGCCTTCATGATCACATATACGCACCTCCATGGAGAAATCTTCCTTGAATCTGACAGCGCGCTCCAGGCTATTTTTCCAGGCTTTTATTTCATCAGTATGGATCACACTTCCCCATCCCTGTTCCTGTAATTCCTGGAGGGACTTGCCGGTATAAGCGATAAACTGCTCATTGACAAAGTTCACATTCCCATCTGGTTCTGCTGTCCAGAGTATTAACGGAATAGATTCGGCCAGGAAGAGTTTTTCTTCCCTGTTGACCACCGCCTGTCGCTCTGCCTGACGTAGGTTAGTCACATCCATCAGTGAACCCAGCATACGGTAAGGTGTAGCATATTCATCTACCAACAGGTAGCCACGGTCCAGTACAAAAGCATATGTACCGTTTTCCCGGCGCATTCTGTAGCCTTCCGTCCACTGACTCTGTTTGGTATTGATCGCCCGGGAAATACTGTTTTTCACACGGTCACGGTCCTCCGGATGGATATTATCCTGCCAGAACGTACGATTATTGGATCCTTCTTTCTGATAACCGTATGTAGCGTAAAAATTATCACTCCACCATACGGTATTGTTGGTCAGATTCCAGTCCCATACCGTGTCATTAGTTGCTTTGGATACCAGGCGGAAACGCTCTTCACTCATGGTGAGTTCACGTGTTCTTTCCAGCACTTTATATTCCAGATCGGAGTTCAGGGTACGCAGACTCTCCCTGGCCTGCACCAGTTCATTGTAGTTTCTGCGTAAACGGTCTTCCGCGTCTTTCTTTTCAGTTACATCGGCACAGGTGATCACCATATTGCCATCCTGTGTTTTTACACCCGACATTTCATACCAGTAATCCTGCTGTTTACTTTCCAGGTGGAATTCAGTATGCAACACCGCCTCATGATCTACCACCTGTATGTATTTCTCAAACAGTCCGTGGTCCAGCAAAGACGACATGGTCTGCTTCATGGAAGGATGTTTCTGAGAAGCGACATCTTTACCCAGGAAACGCAGCCCTTCACTGTTTGCTGCCACCAGACGGAAGTCAGTAATGACGCCCACCTCATTCCTGACCGGTTTGAATGCGAGGATAACATTCGTACTGGCATTGAATACGCCTTTCAACAGCATATCCAGCTCCTTGATCATGGTAATATCCACAAAAGTGATCACCACACCATCCGTCTGCTTATCCTGCCGGATATAGGGCAGAATCTTCATCAGGTGCATATTGCCATTACTCAGCACCATCTCTTTTTCCACGATACGCCGGCTCCTGATCACCGCATGAATATCCTCTACCATACTATCCTGCTGGATATTGGTGGAGATATGATTGATAGGACGGCCTACATCAGAAGGGATCAGGTTGATCATTTTTATAGCGGCCTGATTGAACTTACGGATACGCATACTACCGTCTACGAACACCTGTCCGATGTCCGTACTGCGGAAATAGTTATCCATATCATCATTTAGTTCTACCAGTTCCTTGATCTTGAGCTGGTGCTCTGTATTGAGGGTATGCAGCTCCTCATTAAGGGATTGCAGTTCCTCATTGCTGGATTGCAACTCCTCATTGGCGGAAAGTAATTCCTCATTACTCGATTGCAATTCCTCATTGGAGGTTTCCAATCCCTCTATCGCCATCTGAAGATTGGTACGGGTTTCGCCCAATTCTGCCTCCAGCGACATGATATGTTCTTTTATATCTGCCGGTTGTGCATGCGTATCAGGCGTATCTCCCGATACATTGTTTTTTTCCACATCTTCATTGAACACCACCATGGTATACTGCATATTGGCGGTACCAGGTTTGATCATGATGTTAACCACCCGTACACCTTCCGGCGTAGTCACTTTTACCCCTTTCACCATCGATTTCTTTTCGGTGGTCCAGGCCTGTCTCAAAGCGATATTGAGCGCCATGGAAAGGTCGCCGGGCACCATCTTCAGCAGGTTCAGATTCAATCTCTTCTCCGGCAGAGAAAGAAATTTCTTATAGTTCCCCAGCGCTTCATGAATCTCATATGCCTTATCAATATACACCGCCGCATAACCGAAATCTTCTGCCATCACTTCACGGAAATCTTCCAGCAGATTGGTGCTTTTTTTCTCCGCGCTCATACGCATATTTCCATTTGCACGTACTTCACGGTTTTGCCGGATATATTCCAGCGGACTATAAAGATTATCCGGTAAAGGAGAACGGGAACTGTCTGTTTTGCGATAGATCTTCCACTTCTGGCTTAATTCTTCCAGTCCGCCGCGTATCAGCGAAGCTGATTCACTAGGCCCCAGGAAGAGTATGCCCCCGGTATTCAGCGCGAAATGCAATGAGGAAAGCACCTGTCTTTGCAACACATTCTCCATGTAAATGAGCATGTTGCGACAGGTAACAAGGTCATTTTTGATAAAGGGAGGGTCCTTTAAAATATTATGACGCGCAAACACGATCTGCTTACGCAGGCGTGGCGCGATCTGGTATTTCTTGTCTTCTTTTATGAAGTATTTCTTCAGGATGGAAGGCTCTACTTCCTTCACTACTGAAGAAGGATAAATCCCTCTGGCGGCAAACTCGATCGCATTGCTATCAATATCGGTAGCGAAGATCTTTATATCCAACCATTTATTCTTTTCCTGCAGACACTGATCCAGCATTATGGCCAGCGAATATGCCTCTTCTCCGGTGCTACAAGCAGTAACCCATATTTTCAGAATAGCGCCTTCTTCTTTCTCTTCTACCAGTTTACTGATCACCTGTTCTTTCAATATGTCGAAAGCAGTTTTATCCCTGAAAAAGCGGGTAACGCCAATGAGGAAATCTTTGGCGAGCGCCTTACTTTCCTCTTCGCTTGACCGCAGTAATTGCAGGTATTCTTCCAGTGTTTTTATATTGAATTGCGCCATTCGCTTCGCGATACGGCGGGTAATAGTAGGCGGTTTATAATGATGAAAATCCTGGCCGCTATGTTCTCTCACCAACTGAAATACTTCTGCCAGTAACTCTTCATCGATCTTGCCATTAAAGACCTGTACCGGCATATCCTGGATATAGTTATAGATCTCTCCCGGCATAAATTCGGGAGCCAGCACATAATCCATATTTTCAGAACCGATCACACTGCGGGGCATACCGTCAAACTTGGCAGTCTCCGGGTCCTGGACCATCACCATTCCACCAGCTTTTTTCACAGCAGCAGCACCTTTGGTGCCGTCTGTACCCGTACCGGAGAGAATAATACAGATAGCCTGACGGCCCTGATCTTTTGCAAGAGAAAAAAGAAAGGTATCAATAGCGGTATTAGGGGCTTTCTCTGCTGGTTTCTGTACCAGTCTGAGACGTCCCTGCTCTACGATAATTTCTTTGTTATTGGGAATGACATATACACAGTCATTCTCGATTCCCATATCTTCCTCCACCTCTCTTACTTTCATATTAGTGTGCTTGGAAACCAGTTCCACCAGCAGACTTTTATAATCGGGAGACAAGTGCTGAATAATAACAAATGACAGGTTGCCGTATTCCGGCATATTATCAAAGAATTCATGGATGGCTTCCAATCCACCTGCAGAGGCTCCTATAGCTACTATGTAGTTCGCTTTCTTCATTCAATATTTACGAAATAACCATTTTCATACCAATTCATCCTTGGGTACACTCAATCGAGGCCTCTAACAATAAATTCCAGGATAAAGTTACGGAGCAAGCCAGCCATCTGGATTTCTGTTTGCTTCCAGGAAAGTGCTGTATTACGGACCGTCTGCTGCCAGATACTAAACGAGTTGCGGGGATGGTATTGTATATTATCTTTTTCGAAACGTACCGCCTCATTGGGATTTCCTCCCCAGTTCACCTGCTGAATCACTTCCGGGCGGAAAACCACCAGGAACTCTCCCTTATTAGGCTGGATAGGAATGACCAGTATACCGCTGGCAATTTCCGCATACTGTATAGAGGGTTCGTAGGTTCCTGGCAGATGAAGTTCCTGGAATACCTGGCCGGAAGCAGAAGTACTCTGCAACCAGAGGAACAGGTCCTTCAGTTCATTTTTGTCAGGCACTTTACCAACAGTCTCCAGGCGCCTGTTGTGCATCATCGCAGCGCCAGCCCCATCGAGCAGCTGTAAAACATTTATTTCACGCCCCAGTAATCCCTCCGTCAGGTCACTACCGGTAAATACCTGTTCTACGAGGCGGGTATGCACATCGTGTAATTTCGTGTATTCGTCACTTTGTTCTTTATAATAAAGCGACTGGATACGTGCGGCGATAATATCTGAGAGCAATTCAAACAACGCCCTGCCTTCGTAAGGCAACTGGTATGCCGTACGGTGGTGGCAGGAGAACAGTCCCCATAACTGGCCATCTTTCAGGATACGGCAGGACATGGAAGTCATGATCTCCATGTTCTTCATATATTCCAGGTGTACGGCAGGCACACTGCGCAGGTTACATCCGGAGAGGTCAGTAAAAGCGTTAGTCAGCGGATTGATCACCGGGTAAAGGCTTACAGGCACATATTCCCTGTTGGGGATCATGCGGTAAGGATTGTCCAGGTACATCGCCCTGGCCTGACGGGGAATGTCAGATGCCGGGAAGGTGAGGCCCAGATAAGATTCCATACCAGGTTCCTGTTCTTCAGCGATCACGGTACCATTCCAGTCTTTGTCAAACTGGTATACCATTACCTTGTCGTATCCGGACAAGGCTTTCAGCTGTTTTGCAGCTGTTTCACAGGCAACCTGGATAGACGGCGCCGCATTGATAGCGGCCATCGCATACTTCAGCTGCTGATAAATATTGATGAAAGAATTTTCTTCACCAGCCGGGCTCAATGCTTCTATTTCAAGTATCAACGCTTCCCCTGACAAGTGGGTGATAGCCAGATAATCTCTAGGGCCATCCGCACCTGTAAAGGTCAGGGTAAAAGGCAGTTTATTCACCAGACCTTCATCCAGTTTGCGCTGTAGTTCCTTCATCTGGCTGGCCGGGATATAATCTGACAACAGGGTATCCACTATTTCCGGCGCCTGCCGGCCTACGGCCACTGTAATATTTTCACTGACCTGTACAATCTTATAATCTGCCTGCCGGATTACCAGCAGCATACCATAGGGCTGTATCAGGTTAATCTGATGAAGGGGTACGCTTCCACAAAAAGTGGAATCAAAATTTCTTTTCTGCATATGATGGGTCTGAGTGGGTTAATGAAAAATGATTACTGTCCCTGTTGCTGGAGCGCCCACAATCTGAAGCGCTCAAAAGTAGCCGCTGCTGCATCCAGCATTTTTTGCTGCTGGGTTTCATCACCATGATATCCTTGCAAATAGTGTACAAAGGTATCCCAGTAAGACTGGGTATCAGCGCCGTAACCATTAAAGAATGACAATGCTTTTGGCAGTTCGGGGGCTGCCAGGTTCCGCATGAGTATCTGACAGATCACCTGTCCGCCCAGTGTAGAACCTTCCAGCACATACATAGCGCCCAGTGCCTGTGCGTTATCTGTTATCTCAGGTATATCTGTGCAACAGCGAGGTGTAGTGGCAGGTGCGCCGCTGATGGCGGCTATATCATCCAGTAAAAGGGATGCTTTCCTCCGTCGTTCGAAACCTCCTGGAAAGGAGATATCCATATGTGCAGCAATATGCTGCTCCAGCGGATAATAGTAACCATAAAAAAGTTGTAACAGCTTTATATACGCGGCAGGCGTATTGGCAGCTTTTATGCTGGGAATCAGTACACGCTCAAGTTCCTGATGCTGTTTCCCCGTACGTTCCCTTAACAGTTCGATCATTATTATACACAATTATTAAGTTGTCGAGAGTAGTTAAAAGTACGGTGAATATGTGTGTAGTCTGTGTGGAAAGATTTCTACGGTAACTGAACAACTGTAAACCAATAGGTATGCAGCATGCGGGTAAACGCTACCAGGTCAGAAAAGTTGGCGGGTTTGATCGTATAACTATTTACGCCCAGCTCATAACATTTTGAGATATCCTTCGCCTCTGTAGAGGTAGTTAAAATAATGATCGGCAACCATTTCAGGCTGGCGTGTTCCTTTATTTCGCGCAGTGCTTCACGACCGTCTTTACGCGGCATGTTCAGATCGAGCAAAATAATGCTGGGGAATGGATACTTTTCCTCATCGGCATATTTACCCTGCCTGTTAAGATAAAACATCAATTCTTCTCCATTCTCGACAAAACGCAATTCAGTGTCTGCCCCACTCTCTTCAAAGGCCACCTTTATCAGTTCCTTGTCGTCTGCGTCATCATCTGCAACAAGTATACATTTCCTGCTACGTAACACCTTTTTGATCATCCAGTTTTCATTTAACGGCTAAAATTACTTAAATAAACTTGCAAAACACGCAGCGAAGTTGGGGAATTGTGCCTTGGGTCTCGTCTCCAGTTGAAAGGAGACGAGACCATTAAGGACTTATTAATGTTAAAGAAACTTATGTTCTGCTAAAGAAGTCTGCTTTTGGAGTAAACAAACAGCACTTTTAATTAGGAAGCTGTTGCAAAGGTAGCTGCAACAACATTAATACATTGATCAAATCGGGAAAAAACATTACGATATAAGGAAATATCAATGCAGTTTCAACCTGTTTTCGATCATACCGTTGAAGGAAGCCGGGCCCATGTGTACAACCGGCTTAATAGCTCCTATACGGCCTGCAGGATGACCTTCTATGTAATTCAGCGCTGACATCAGACACATTTCATTCGGATCTCCGAAATCGTGCATAACATCATCGGAAGAGGGAATATCTACGTCCATTCCATGAAAGTAGTCGCCAAATCCGTCTGCGTTCTTCATAGAGAAATTTGACAAGTATACAGTGTATTTATCAATGCGTAAACCAAAGAAACCAACCGGTTTTCCATAAGTAGTCTGCCCCACCAGTTTCACCGGCATATATGGTTTCAGGCTGTTAATTACCAGTTCGCTTGCGGAAGCAGTACTACCACTCACAATAAAAACGACCTGTTTTACAGAATTCAGTGCGCCGATATCCTCAAACTTGAAAGTATTACCGGTCACGGAATAGTCCAGATCTGCATAGGTAGCCAGATGCCCGTTCCACATTACCGTTTCTCCGGCGGCATTACGATACAGCTGTTGTTTCAGAATAGGCGCCTGGCCGTTCTGCAACAGGGTATTGAAGTATTCTGTATACATCACCTTTCCGTTCAGAGAAGCAGGTGCGATGTGATTCACCATATACTCGGCAGTCTGTGTATAACCACCTCCGTTATAACGCAGGTCCACTACAAGCGCGGTAACACCTGCAGCGGTAAACTTACTGAATGCCTGGTCCAATGCTGCCTTTGTTACATTATAATTAGAGAAACGGCTGTATGCGATATAACCTACCTTCTGCGCACCGGCATCGAGTATATCTGTTTTCAACACAGCAGTAGTCGTATAATTTTTACGGGTAAGATTCACCGTACTGGTCGTACCATTGTCTCTCTGAATCGTGATGGACACGGTTCCCTGTGCCAGAGCCGATTCAATAAAAGAGCCTGAGTTCACCGTAACAGGGGTGCCATTGAGGGCCGTCACTTTCATACCACGGGTCAATCCGGCATTGGCGGCGGCGGAAGAAGGATGTACTATACGGATACGTACGTCGGAGTTCCCGTTGGCGGAAAGACCGATGCCAAGATCATCTCCTTTGTCATTCAGGTCAACTGTACCCTGTCTTCCTCCATCGAGGCTTTCTTCAGTGATAAAAGAATACTTGGGATGCCCGGGTGTACCGGAATACTCAAAAGCCTCTCCCGTCGTAGCATTGATTTTTATCTGTGTAAGGGCATATAGCTCCCGCTGGTAGTTCTCCAGCAGATTACCGCCGGTTGCATATTGCCTGGGATTAAAAACATCATATGCCGGCAGCGCGTCGTACCACAGGTAGACCTGCTGGGCATAAAGATAGATGGAGTCCAGTGTCAGCTGCTCTCTTGAACCTTCAGCAGGTGTAGGCGGCGGCTCTGATTGTTTGTCTTTTTTGCAGGCAAACAATAAACTGGACAAAAATAGTAGCTGGATTAGGGAATTGCTTTTTTTCACCAAAGTGGTTTTAAGTTGACCTATAGAATAGTACAGTCCGATGAAATTACGAAAAAAATACAGAGTCACAATAGCACAGCCATAAAGACATTACAATAAAAACTATATGACAGAATACTAACTAACATATCAATTTTTTAACCATTTTTGCATAGAATTATCTGATTCCAAAGTACTAGGAAGGTAAAAATCGGGTTATCAGTTGACAAAAACGACATTAATGCCTTTCTTTGCATAGCGAATCGACCAAACTGTACAAAAGGAAGTGTATAGGGGATAAGACACCACAATGCCAAAACGATCGCATGCAGGAGTGCACAAATAATTAAATATCAATTAGTCCAATGGTAAAATTTGAGTACATCTGGCTGGATGGTTATCAACCAACCCAAAGCCTGAGAAGTAAAACCAAAATCGAAAAAGAATTCAGTGGTAAACTGGAAGATCTTCCAATGTGGAGCTTTGACGGTTCTTCTACTAAACAGGCGCCAGGTGGTTCTTCTGACTGTCTGCTGAAACCAGTTTTCTTTGTAAAAGATCCTCAGAGAAAGAATGCTTACCTGGTAATGTGCGAAGTACTGGAAGCAAACGGTAAACCACACGCTACCAACGGTCGCGCTACCATTGAAGATGATGATAATGATTTCTGGTTTGGTTTCGAACAGGAATATTTCCTGTGGAACCCAAATAACAATAAACCTTTAGGTTTCCCTGACAATGGATATCCAAGCCCGCAGGGTCAGTACTACTGCTCTGTAGGTACTAACAACGCTTTCGGTCGCGATATCGTTGAAGAACACCTGGACGTTTGTATCGAAGCTGGTCTGAACGTTGAAGGTATCAACGCAGAAGTAGCAGCTGGTCAGTGGGAATTCCAGATCTTCGCAAAAGGTGCGAAAGAAGCTGGTGACCAGATCTGGATCGCCCGCTACTTATTGGAAAGAATCGGTGAGAAATACGGTGTTTCCATCAACTGGCATTGTAAACCATTAGGTACACTGGACTGGAACGGTTCCGGTATGCACGCTAACTTCTCCAACACCCTGCTGAGAA contains the following coding sequences:
- a CDS encoding S41 family peptidase, coding for MSSLLFACKKDKQSEPPPTPAEGSREQLTLDSIYLYAQQVYLWYDALPAYDVFNPRQYATGGNLLENYQRELYALTQIKINATTGEAFEYSGTPGHPKYSFITEESLDGGRQGTVDLNDKGDDLGIGLSANGNSDVRIRIVHPSSAAANAGLTRGMKVTALNGTPVTVNSGSFIESALAQGTVSITIQRDNGTTSTVNLTRKNYTTTAVLKTDILDAGAQKVGYIAYSRFSNYNVTKAALDQAFSKFTAAGVTALVVDLRYNGGGYTQTAEYMVNHIAPASLNGKVMYTEYFNTLLQNGQAPILKQQLYRNAAGETVMWNGHLATYADLDYSVTGNTFKFEDIGALNSVKQVVFIVSGSTASASELVINSLKPYMPVKLVGQTTYGKPVGFFGLRIDKYTVYLSNFSMKNADGFGDYFHGMDVDIPSSDDVMHDFGDPNEMCLMSALNYIEGHPAGRIGAIKPVVHMGPASFNGMIENRLKLH
- a CDS encoding biliverdin-producing heme oxygenase — protein: MIELLRERTGKQHQELERVLIPSIKAANTPAAYIKLLQLFYGYYYPLEQHIAAHMDISFPGGFERRRKASLLLDDIAAISGAPATTPRCCTDIPEITDNAQALGAMYVLEGSTLGGQVICQILMRNLAAPELPKALSFFNGYGADTQSYWDTFVHYLQGYHGDETQQQKMLDAAAATFERFRLWALQQQGQ
- a CDS encoding glutamine synthetase beta-grasp domain-containing protein, whose translation is MVKFEYIWLDGYQPTQSLRSKTKIEKEFSGKLEDLPMWSFDGSSTKQAPGGSSDCLLKPVFFVKDPQRKNAYLVMCEVLEANGKPHATNGRATIEDDDNDFWFGFEQEYFLWNPNNNKPLGFPDNGYPSPQGQYYCSVGTNNAFGRDIVEEHLDVCIEAGLNVEGINAEVAAGQWEFQIFAKGAKEAGDQIWIARYLLERIGEKYGVSINWHCKPLGTLDWNGSGMHANFSNTLLRTAGDKAVYDKVCEAFRPVVSEHIDVYGADNHLRLTGLHETASIHDFSYGVSDRGASIRIPVATVERGWKGYLEDRRPNSAADPYKVAARIIKTVKTAL
- a CDS encoding GAF domain-containing protein, encoding MQKRNFDSTFCGSVPLHQINLIQPYGMLLVIRQADYKIVQVSENITVAVGRQAPEIVDTLLSDYIPASQMKELQRKLDEGLVNKLPFTLTFTGADGPRDYLAITHLSGEALILEIEALSPAGEENSFINIYQQLKYAMAAINAAPSIQVACETAAKQLKALSGYDKVMVYQFDKDWNGTVIAEEQEPGMESYLGLTFPASDIPRQARAMYLDNPYRMIPNREYVPVSLYPVINPLTNAFTDLSGCNLRSVPAVHLEYMKNMEIMTSMSCRILKDGQLWGLFSCHHRTAYQLPYEGRALFELLSDIIAARIQSLYYKEQSDEYTKLHDVHTRLVEQVFTGSDLTEGLLGREINVLQLLDGAGAAMMHNRRLETVGKVPDKNELKDLFLWLQSTSASGQVFQELHLPGTYEPSIQYAEIASGILVIPIQPNKGEFLVVFRPEVIQQVNWGGNPNEAVRFEKDNIQYHPRNSFSIWQQTVRNTALSWKQTEIQMAGLLRNFILEFIVRGLD
- a CDS encoding response regulator, producing the protein MIKKVLRSRKCILVADDDADDKELIKVAFEESGADTELRFVENGEELMFYLNRQGKYADEEKYPFPSIILLDLNMPRKDGREALREIKEHASLKWLPIIILTTSTEAKDISKCYELGVNSYTIKPANFSDLVAFTRMLHTYWFTVVQLP
- a CDS encoding CheR family methyltransferase; protein product: MKKANYIVAIGASAGGLEAIHEFFDNMPEYGNLSFVIIQHLSPDYKSLLVELVSKHTNMKVREVEEDMGIENDCVYVIPNNKEIIVEQGRLRLVQKPAEKAPNTAIDTFLFSLAKDQGRQAICIILSGTGTDGTKGAAAVKKAGGMVMVQDPETAKFDGMPRSVIGSENMDYVLAPEFMPGEIYNYIQDMPVQVFNGKIDEELLAEVFQLVREHSGQDFHHYKPPTITRRIAKRMAQFNIKTLEEYLQLLRSSEEESKALAKDFLIGVTRFFRDKTAFDILKEQVISKLVEEKEEGAILKIWVTACSTGEEAYSLAIMLDQCLQEKNKWLDIKIFATDIDSNAIEFAARGIYPSSVVKEVEPSILKKYFIKEDKKYQIAPRLRKQIVFARHNILKDPPFIKNDLVTCRNMLIYMENVLQRQVLSSLHFALNTGGILFLGPSESASLIRGGLEELSQKWKIYRKTDSSRSPLPDNLYSPLEYIRQNREVRANGNMRMSAEKKSTNLLEDFREVMAEDFGYAAVYIDKAYEIHEALGNYKKFLSLPEKRLNLNLLKMVPGDLSMALNIALRQAWTTEKKSMVKGVKVTTPEGVRVVNIMIKPGTANMQYTMVVFNEDVEKNNVSGDTPDTHAQPADIKEHIMSLEAELGETRTNLQMAIEGLETSNEELQSSNEELLSANEELQSSNEELQSLNEELHTLNTEHQLKIKELVELNDDMDNYFRSTDIGQVFVDGSMRIRKFNQAAIKMINLIPSDVGRPINHISTNIQQDSMVEDIHAVIRSRRIVEKEMVLSNGNMHLMKILPYIRQDKQTDGVVITFVDITMIKELDMLLKGVFNASTNVILAFKPVRNEVGVITDFRLVAANSEGLRFLGKDVASQKHPSMKQTMSSLLDHGLFEKYIQVVDHEAVLHTEFHLESKQQDYWYEMSGVKTQDGNMVITCADVTEKKDAEDRLRRNYNELVQARESLRTLNSDLEYKVLERTRELTMSEERFRLVSKATNDTVWDWNLTNNTVWWSDNFYATYGYQKEGSNNRTFWQDNIHPEDRDRVKNSISRAINTKQSQWTEGYRMRRENGTYAFVLDRGYLLVDEYATPYRMLGSLMDVTNLRQAERQAVVNREEKLFLAESIPLILWTAEPDGNVNFVNEQFIAYTGKSLQELQEQGWGSVIHTDEIKAWKNSLERAVRFKEDFSMEVRICDHEGNFHWFLHRTRAQKDADGKSTALVGTSTDIHEQKLAAEIMEQRIEERTLALKQANEDLESSNAELQQYAFVASHDLKEPLRKIHMFGNMLKDRYQAGMEDKARDYLSRIIGSSARMASLIDDLLRFSRLSQVSFFEQADLKVIINEILSDLEILIQEKNARVTVSPMPVIEAVPGQLRQVFQNLLSNAFKFSRKDIQPVINITATRIKEKKFDSPQETDGPFVCISITDNGIGFDEKYLDKIFVLFQRLHTKDKYEGTGIGLAVTRKIIDKHNGLITAHSREKEGATFTIILPVKQDQRAG